In the Deinococcus arcticus genome, one interval contains:
- a CDS encoding thiopeptide-type bacteriocin biosynthesis protein — protein sequence MTVLSAPPVTAPPPARSMWTSFHAHTFAPSADLERALHTDLFPLLGHLQGRSALAGWFFIRYWEGGPHVRLRLRGARPEAVTQVRDTLTRSLGALPSAGTPDSEAYYAAFVPPGQRASAAEQYGWFPHGLVREAPYEPETLRYGGPAGLEISEGFFETSSAFAAQILPLTPTRSARLGLGLHLLLTTVRALDLDTPGAVRWLRDFVNAWPLFSTTPTEQVARARERAEATYFASPASLSGARQTYAQRPGRQLLQAWEAEVRAAHRAYRAVEDQLSYPSLDIWRSQLHMFHNRLGLSIEDECYLATLAALILSDRGGEHLHADWASDYRAHEDSKLYPHGVAQLRPVSPPEPRPVPHWPGQRRVALPQQAEGELTMPLGEVLRRRTSSYARYGQPLSTADLSRLLHGAAGIVDTRVVTHPGGQFAVQRRPYPSGGGRYPWRLHLLAYRVQALDAGHYVFDEHSSELVRFGTVPPVELLERSSPFLNPVNPDVLPAREVAAWLLPVLDYTYVKAHYHHRAYRHALLECGHLTQNLCLIAASLGLPHLTIGGFYDDAVNALLHLDGVNEFTAYMLPLGGPV from the coding sequence ATGACTGTGCTCAGCGCGCCCCCGGTGACCGCGCCCCCACCCGCCCGTTCCATGTGGACCTCGTTCCACGCCCACACCTTCGCCCCCAGCGCCGATCTGGAACGTGCGCTGCACACCGACCTTTTCCCGCTGCTGGGCCACCTGCAGGGCCGCTCGGCGCTGGCGGGCTGGTTCTTCATCCGCTACTGGGAGGGGGGACCGCACGTGCGCCTGCGCCTGCGCGGCGCCCGGCCCGAGGCCGTGACCCAGGTGCGCGACACCCTGACCCGCAGCCTGGGGGCCTTACCCAGTGCCGGTACGCCGGACTCGGAAGCCTATTACGCGGCCTTCGTGCCGCCTGGCCAGCGGGCCAGCGCGGCGGAGCAGTACGGCTGGTTTCCGCACGGCCTGGTGCGTGAAGCGCCCTATGAGCCCGAAACCCTGCGCTACGGCGGCCCGGCCGGGCTGGAGATCAGCGAGGGCTTTTTCGAGACCTCCAGCGCCTTTGCCGCGCAGATTCTGCCGCTGACCCCCACCCGCTCGGCCCGGCTGGGGTTGGGGCTGCACCTGCTACTGACCACTGTGCGCGCCCTGGACCTGGACACGCCCGGCGCGGTGCGCTGGCTGCGCGACTTTGTGAACGCCTGGCCGCTGTTTTCCACCACCCCCACCGAGCAGGTGGCCCGCGCCCGCGAGCGCGCCGAGGCGACGTATTTCGCCTCGCCTGCGTCCCTGAGCGGCGCGCGGCAGACCTACGCGCAGCGCCCCGGCCGCCAGCTGCTGCAGGCCTGGGAGGCCGAGGTCCGCGCCGCCCACCGGGCCTACCGCGCGGTCGAGGATCAGCTGAGCTACCCCAGCCTGGACATCTGGCGCTCGCAGCTGCACATGTTCCACAACCGCCTGGGGCTGAGCATCGAGGACGAATGCTACCTCGCCACCCTGGCCGCCCTGATTCTGTCAGACCGCGGCGGGGAGCACCTGCACGCCGACTGGGCCTCGGACTACCGCGCCCACGAGGACAGCAAGCTCTACCCGCACGGTGTGGCGCAGCTGCGCCCCGTCTCGCCGCCCGAGCCGCGCCCGGTGCCGCACTGGCCGGGGCAACGCCGCGTGGCCCTGCCGCAGCAGGCGGAAGGCGAGCTGACCATGCCGCTGGGCGAGGTGCTGCGCCGCCGCACCAGTTCCTACGCGCGCTACGGACAGCCGCTGTCCACCGCGGACCTCTCCAGGCTGCTGCACGGCGCCGCCGGCATCGTGGACACGCGGGTGGTCACCCACCCCGGCGGGCAGTTCGCGGTGCAGCGGCGGCCCTACCCGTCGGGCGGTGGCCGCTATCCATGGCGGCTGCACCTGCTGGCCTACCGCGTTCAGGCCCTGGACGCCGGGCATTACGTGTTCGACGAACACAGCAGCGAACTCGTGCGCTTTGGCACCGTGCCGCCGGTGGAACTGCTGGAACGCAGCTCGCCCTTCCTGAACCCGGTGAACCCCGACGTGCTGCCCGCGCGCGAGGTGGCCGCGTGGCTGCTGCCGGTGCTGGACTACACCTATGTCAAGGCGCACTACCACCACCGCGCCTACCGCCACGCCCTGCTGGAATGCGGCCACCTGACCCAGAACCTGTGCCTGATCGCGGCCTCGCTGGGCTTACCGCACCTCACCATCGGCGGCTTCTACGACGACGCTGTGAACGCCCTGCTGCATCTGGACGGCGTGAACGAATTCACCGCCTACATGCTCCCCCTGGGCGGCCCGGTGTAG
- a CDS encoding AAA family ATPase has translation MTLIPPSPCPPPGGRRPPGFQLPAPLPGELPRTHLLAELAQGRRLAALIAPAGYGKTTLLGQLARAAQADGQAVAWLTLTPEEADPARLAGELGRACAALPGFQPTAFEAARAAGGPPGPLAAALARDLNDLPHNALLVVDQTEVLGGAGAAWLGTLLASLGEGHRAAVAGFDLGPLRLGRVLAQGGLKLLDSERLAFTPEEAAQFCAGHPGLHTSAERWPLGLALSAAGAELGSALTPQAYQEELLDTLPPHLDELLDAAAVLPVWTTAEFRALELEPPGDWACTLLGAGLLLRAHGDGTYRPHELLVSALRARLDRRPQARPALSGRAAARAEAQGRPLEAIRLYLQAGQTARAVEAAQRSAPALEEGWAFDVLRQMLQSLPAAALGPDMQAKLCLCLLHAGEVVRAEALLRELRGQPEARAEALFLLSVVASRRGDSARQLALAEEGLGAGPSDRVRTRLMRVQASALNVLGRAADALPIAHEALALAQDTAQHGERAHLLALLNALHAFTRTPLAEREAVIQAGVRAYHRAGLAPACTRLHASLAYLYRLHGRAQDAWTELRAAQALEDQGPTPDGCLVLEAAGDLHRAGGDDPAARAAYEQALALAEAQGMTYLQDTLAYKLAELAVRAGQEALAHTWLTQARSWQYEQPGRWTGGAAQFYEGLFAALRGDPAAARHLRAALNDPRLGLEEQVRAHAWLLHLSPAGPLPADHLTALQELLSFLGGAAALQLDLPALAPLQVRVPGLLAGLYPPGAGAPPAPTAARRVQLGVSLLGGGVRVTVNGAPLRLAHSKPAELLAWLALHGPATREQLVDALVGGGTEQRHVEYVKVSVRRLRAVLSEAPGVDFNPLEFRAGQYLLSEAFEVAVDALTVRAARHSHDPAALTRALDAYAGPLLPRLDSAWADEARLELEEDLIACALRLAELVRGTDPALATRAYRRVLDLDPLQEEAAQALVELAEDSGRAGEARYLERVCQRRLEEGLGA, from the coding sequence ATGACCCTCATTCCGCCTTCCCCCTGCCCGCCTCCGGGTGGCCGCCGCCCACCCGGTTTTCAGCTGCCCGCGCCCCTGCCCGGCGAACTGCCGCGCACCCACCTGCTGGCTGAACTGGCGCAGGGCCGCCGGCTGGCCGCCCTGATTGCCCCGGCGGGGTACGGCAAGACCACGCTGCTGGGGCAACTGGCGCGCGCGGCCCAGGCCGACGGACAGGCGGTGGCGTGGCTGACCCTGACCCCGGAAGAAGCCGACCCCGCGCGGCTGGCCGGGGAACTGGGCCGGGCCTGCGCCGCCCTGCCCGGCTTCCAGCCCACCGCGTTTGAAGCGGCGCGGGCGGCGGGTGGCCCGCCGGGGCCCCTGGCCGCCGCCCTGGCCCGCGACCTGAACGACCTGCCGCACAACGCGCTGCTGGTGGTGGATCAGACTGAAGTGCTGGGCGGGGCCGGGGCCGCGTGGCTGGGCACCCTGCTGGCCAGCCTGGGCGAGGGCCACCGCGCCGCCGTGGCGGGCTTTGACCTGGGGCCGCTGCGCCTGGGCCGGGTGCTGGCCCAGGGCGGACTGAAGCTGCTGGACAGTGAGCGGCTGGCCTTTACACCGGAAGAGGCCGCGCAGTTCTGCGCCGGGCATCCTGGGCTGCACACCTCTGCCGAGCGCTGGCCGCTGGGACTGGCCCTGAGCGCCGCCGGCGCGGAACTGGGCAGCGCCCTGACCCCACAGGCCTACCAGGAGGAGTTGCTGGATACGCTGCCGCCCCACCTGGACGAACTGCTGGACGCCGCCGCCGTGCTGCCGGTGTGGACCACCGCCGAGTTCCGGGCGCTGGAGCTGGAGCCGCCCGGCGACTGGGCCTGCACCCTGCTGGGCGCGGGCCTGCTGCTGCGCGCGCACGGCGACGGCACCTACCGCCCCCACGAGCTGCTGGTCTCGGCGCTGCGCGCCCGCCTGGACCGGCGCCCCCAGGCCCGTCCGGCGCTGTCGGGGCGCGCCGCTGCCCGGGCCGAGGCCCAGGGCCGCCCGCTGGAGGCCATTCGCCTCTACCTGCAGGCCGGCCAGACCGCGCGCGCCGTGGAGGCCGCGCAGCGCAGCGCCCCGGCGCTGGAAGAGGGCTGGGCCTTTGACGTGCTGCGCCAGATGCTGCAGAGCCTGCCCGCCGCCGCCCTGGGGCCAGACATGCAGGCGAAACTCTGCCTGTGCCTGCTGCACGCGGGCGAGGTGGTGCGCGCCGAGGCCCTGCTGCGCGAGTTGCGCGGGCAACCAGAGGCGCGCGCCGAGGCGCTGTTCCTGCTGAGCGTGGTGGCCTCGCGCCGGGGCGACAGCGCCCGGCAACTGGCCCTGGCCGAAGAGGGCCTGGGGGCCGGGCCCAGTGACCGCGTGCGCACCCGGCTGATGCGGGTGCAGGCCAGCGCCCTGAATGTGCTGGGCCGCGCCGCAGACGCCCTGCCCATTGCCCACGAGGCGCTGGCCCTGGCCCAGGACACCGCCCAGCACGGCGAGCGCGCGCACCTGCTGGCGCTGCTCAACGCCCTGCACGCCTTTACCCGCACGCCCCTGGCCGAGCGCGAGGCCGTCATTCAGGCCGGGGTGCGGGCCTACCACCGCGCGGGGCTGGCCCCGGCCTGCACCCGCCTGCACGCCTCGCTGGCGTACCTGTACCGCCTGCATGGCCGTGCCCAGGACGCCTGGACCGAACTGCGCGCCGCCCAGGCCCTGGAAGACCAGGGCCCCACCCCCGACGGCTGCCTGGTGCTGGAAGCGGCGGGCGACCTGCACCGCGCGGGCGGCGACGACCCGGCCGCCAGGGCCGCCTACGAACAGGCCCTGGCCCTGGCCGAGGCCCAGGGCATGACCTACCTGCAAGACACCCTGGCCTACAAACTGGCCGAGCTGGCTGTGCGGGCCGGCCAGGAGGCGCTGGCCCACACCTGGCTGACCCAGGCGCGATCCTGGCAGTACGAACAGCCCGGCCGCTGGACGGGGGGGGCGGCGCAGTTCTACGAGGGGCTGTTCGCGGCCCTGCGCGGCGACCCGGCAGCCGCCCGCCACCTGCGCGCCGCCCTGAACGACCCCCGGCTGGGCCTGGAAGAACAGGTGCGCGCCCACGCGTGGCTGCTGCACCTGAGCCCGGCCGGGCCCCTGCCGGCCGACCATCTGACCGCCCTGCAGGAGCTGCTGAGCTTCCTGGGCGGCGCGGCGGCGCTGCAGCTGGACCTGCCGGCCCTGGCGCCGCTGCAGGTCCGGGTGCCCGGCCTGCTGGCTGGCCTGTACCCCCCAGGCGCCGGAGCCCCCCCCGCCCCCACGGCGGCCCGGCGCGTGCAACTGGGGGTGAGCCTGCTGGGCGGCGGCGTGCGCGTCACCGTGAACGGCGCCCCGCTGCGGCTGGCGCACAGCAAACCCGCCGAGCTGCTGGCGTGGCTGGCGCTGCACGGCCCCGCCACCCGCGAGCAGTTGGTGGACGCCCTGGTGGGCGGCGGCACCGAGCAGCGGCACGTGGAATACGTGAAGGTGTCGGTGCGCCGCCTGCGCGCGGTGCTGAGCGAGGCGCCGGGCGTGGACTTCAACCCCCTGGAATTCCGGGCCGGGCAGTACCTGCTGTCTGAAGCCTTCGAGGTGGCGGTGGACGCCCTGACCGTGCGCGCCGCGCGCCACAGCCACGACCCGGCCGCCCTGACCCGCGCCCTGGACGCCTACGCGGGCCCGCTGCTGCCTCGCCTGGACAGCGCCTGGGCAGATGAGGCCCGGCTGGAACTGGAAGAGGACCTGATTGCCTGCGCCCTGCGGCTGGCCGAACTGGTGCGCGGCACCGACCCCGCCCTGGCCACCCGCGCCTACCGCCGTGTGCTGGACCTGGACCCCCTGCAGGAAGAGGCGGCCCAGGCCCTGGTGGAGCTGGCCGAAGACAGTGGGCGCGCTGGGGAAGCGCGGTATCTGGAACGGGTCTGCCAGAGAAGACTGGAAGAGGGGCTGGGGGCCTGA
- a CDS encoding phosphoenolpyruvate carboxylase: protein MSIRDDVRVLGRLLGQVLKEQEGEAFFQLVERTRALVREVRAGGDDRALREMLSGLSGPEAGNLARAFTWYFQLVNLAEEYERVRVLRASGGVRPQSLAQALHDLKAQGLSAEDTEALLARLDLGLTFTAHPTEMRRRTVRRHLEAVGRALPALGEGGEGGPAAEAIAAHVEALWRTPELRRLKPTVLDEVKGGLNYVASIAQALPGLQRDLNAAFRDVYGRETAATLPLSFSSWMGGDRDGNPFVTPQATREALALHRARAQEVLLSLIRQTFADLSQEEGGAEAYRQELQALFDAVQAGETVDLVGRLSALDASLRAGGQRRSAEVLLTPLLTVARVFGQHLVSLDIREHSAQTGAAVAELLRAAGVEAGYLALPEHAKQELLTRELRSRRPLWPAGEALSETLETAIGPIREVREAVALAGPRAFGRYVISMAESVSDVLEPLLLAREVGLRVLPVPLFETLDDLTRAPQVVWELLSLPEYRAVLGSDVQEIMLGYSDSNKDTGFLAANWALHEAQRQISDVCRRAGVRWRFFHGRGTSIGRGGGPASRAILGQPGGTIDAGLRITEQGEALADKYSHPVLARRNLEQALYGLLLSAARPSGELNPEWTDAMTRAAHSSARAYRALVDDPAFLPFFEAVTPIHEIARLNIASRPVRRPGAPTLGNLRAIPWVMSWTQNRAGLPGWYGLQEGLQEIGVATAREMYAAWPFFRTVLDNAQMSLAKSDPLIFEEYLRLAAPSPLAAHLQDTYRRTVALVQEVVGAELMSGEPRLQASIGLRNPYIDPIHRIQVELLRRSRGKEGGLDEFERPLLLSIQGIAAGVRNTG, encoded by the coding sequence ATGAGTATCCGTGACGATGTGAGGGTGCTGGGCCGGCTGCTGGGCCAGGTGCTGAAAGAACAGGAAGGCGAGGCGTTTTTTCAGCTGGTGGAGCGCACGCGCGCCCTGGTCCGGGAGGTGCGGGCCGGGGGCGATGACCGCGCGCTGCGCGAGATGCTCTCGGGCCTTTCGGGGCCGGAGGCGGGCAATCTGGCGCGCGCCTTTACGTGGTATTTCCAACTGGTCAACCTGGCCGAGGAATACGAGCGGGTGCGGGTGCTGCGCGCCTCGGGCGGCGTGCGGCCCCAGAGCCTGGCGCAGGCGCTGCACGACCTGAAAGCCCAGGGACTGAGCGCCGAGGACACCGAGGCCCTTCTGGCGCGGCTGGACCTGGGCCTGACCTTCACCGCCCACCCCACCGAGATGCGGCGGCGCACGGTGCGCCGGCACCTGGAGGCCGTAGGGCGCGCCCTGCCCGCCCTGGGCGAGGGGGGCGAGGGGGGCCCGGCGGCCGAGGCGATCGCGGCCCATGTGGAAGCCCTGTGGCGCACCCCGGAGCTGCGGCGCCTGAAACCCACCGTGCTGGACGAGGTCAAGGGCGGCCTGAACTATGTCGCCAGCATTGCCCAGGCCCTGCCGGGGTTACAGCGGGACCTGAACGCGGCTTTCCGCGACGTGTATGGGCGCGAGACGGCGGCGACCCTGCCCCTGAGCTTCTCGTCGTGGATGGGTGGGGACCGCGACGGCAACCCCTTCGTGACCCCGCAGGCCACCCGCGAGGCGCTGGCCCTGCACCGCGCCCGCGCGCAGGAGGTGCTGCTCTCGCTCATCCGGCAGACCTTCGCGGACCTCAGCCAGGAGGAGGGCGGCGCCGAGGCCTACCGGCAGGAACTGCAGGCCCTGTTCGATGCGGTGCAGGCCGGAGAGACGGTGGACCTCGTGGGCCGCCTCTCGGCGCTGGACGCCAGCCTGCGTGCGGGCGGGCAGCGCCGCAGCGCCGAGGTGCTGCTGACGCCGCTGCTCACGGTGGCCCGGGTGTTCGGGCAGCACCTCGTGAGCCTGGACATCCGCGAGCACTCGGCACAGACAGGCGCAGCGGTGGCCGAGCTGCTGCGCGCCGCCGGGGTAGAGGCCGGCTATCTGGCCCTGCCCGAGCACGCCAAGCAGGAGCTGCTAACCCGCGAACTGCGCTCGCGCCGTCCGCTGTGGCCGGCGGGCGAGGCCCTGAGCGAGACGCTGGAAACCGCCATTGGTCCCATCCGCGAGGTGAGGGAAGCGGTGGCACTGGCGGGTCCCCGGGCCTTTGGGCGTTACGTGATCAGCATGGCCGAGAGCGTGAGCGACGTTCTTGAGCCCCTGTTGCTGGCGCGCGAGGTGGGGCTGCGCGTGCTGCCCGTGCCCCTCTTTGAAACCCTGGACGACCTGACCCGGGCGCCGCAGGTGGTCTGGGAACTGCTGTCGCTGCCCGAGTACCGCGCGGTGCTGGGCAGTGACGTGCAGGAAATCATGCTGGGTTACAGCGATTCCAACAAGGACACCGGCTTTCTGGCCGCCAACTGGGCCCTGCATGAAGCGCAGCGGCAGATCAGCGACGTGTGCCGCCGCGCCGGGGTGCGCTGGCGCTTTTTCCACGGGCGCGGCACATCCATTGGCCGGGGGGGCGGGCCCGCCAGCCGCGCCATTCTGGGCCAGCCGGGCGGCACCATTGACGCGGGGCTGCGCATCACGGAGCAGGGCGAGGCCCTGGCCGACAAGTACAGCCACCCGGTCCTGGCGCGGCGCAACCTGGAGCAGGCGCTGTACGGCCTGCTGCTCTCGGCTGCGCGCCCAAGCGGCGAGCTGAACCCCGAATGGACGGACGCCATGACCCGCGCCGCGCACAGCAGCGCCCGCGCCTACCGCGCCCTGGTGGACGACCCGGCGTTCCTGCCCTTTTTCGAGGCCGTAACGCCGATTCATGAGATTGCCCGGCTGAACATCGCCAGCCGCCCGGTGCGCCGCCCCGGGGCCCCCACCCTGGGCAACCTGCGCGCCATTCCCTGGGTCATGAGCTGGACCCAGAACCGCGCCGGGCTGCCGGGCTGGTACGGGCTGCAGGAGGGGCTGCAGGAGATTGGCGTGGCCACCGCGCGCGAGATGTACGCCGCGTGGCCCTTTTTCCGCACCGTGCTGGACAACGCCCAGATGAGCCTGGCCAAGAGTGACCCGCTGATTTTTGAAGAGTACCTGCGGCTGGCTGCACCGTCGCCCCTGGCGGCGCACCTTCAGGACACCTACCGCCGCACCGTGGCCCTGGTACAGGAGGTGGTGGGCGCCGAACTGATGTCGGGCGAGCCGCGCCTGCAGGCCAGCATTGGTCTGCGCAACCCCTACATTGACCCCATTCACCGCATTCAGGTGGAACTGCTGCGCCGCAGCCGGGGCAAAGAGGGCGGCCTGGACGAATTCGAGCGCCCCCTGTTGCTGTCCATTCAGGGCATTGCCGCCGGGGTACGCAACACGGGGTAG
- a CDS encoding eCIS core domain-containing protein, with protein sequence MQRIQARRGAGNPLPESIRRHLEQGLNHDLSRVRIHDDAEADKLAKSVNAIAFATGADIFFQAGRFNPNTQSGLELLAHEVTHTVQQRQGRVAPGVDPDASLEAEAREKGQQLSQMAHPQTVVKAVTAVKHKSSPSSSGALQRVLNNSSIQPWNATLKGTLAGKGVNLSLRQQAGKIHGHYSYEGQAGKLTLEGELKQGQKTTLIERDNSGKITGLFKGIFSGSDKDLAFKGEWLTPDQRKRFGVDLMYGGTLPSVPANAKESKNYSGSIGDFAINMRLNFNKGKVSGYYYYATQGSSNKIQLHGLISGSNISLSAGQERFTAQLLGSLENLKGKWELGSKTLDFQVGIQNAAPQTGKINPKLIDELMLEIPKAMKFDPDRHGNSRLPVDFQKNPIYRQHVMLIIEQCIRSGVTDKAQIAYILITAAHESALGGIPREKLWGSNVTQAQEQRYFDNQYGPSGNDGARARRNGNTQEGDGYKYRGRGFVQLTWAANYKEWQERLTKKGVKSGGKPVDLLNDPDVVARDPKVAAIILVEGMRDGTFRKAYGPLGNYLGNGRLNFQGARNTVNGDLATSGVTMGRAGQALYKAIQNTPLTLGATTAPPTGSALSQKITTAALAGLQGASTVHIAYRCSRWTREVVTQHVDPNRTLFGGSALETYGRFRAAGLTRSYRGEGDLKPGDILFWDVPAQYWHVAIYVGGGNVAGNHYAIYLQKYRAIQANGGQFPGAIVDRVGSMPVYDGIDARGSLPLLKVAGKNPAAVATIPDGWKP encoded by the coding sequence TTGCAGCGCATCCAAGCGAGGCGTGGGGCTGGCAACCCCCTGCCCGAATCGATCCGTCGTCATCTTGAACAGGGGCTGAACCATGACCTATCCCGTGTCCGCATTCACGATGACGCTGAGGCAGACAAGCTGGCCAAGAGTGTCAATGCGATTGCTTTCGCGACGGGCGCAGACATTTTTTTCCAGGCCGGTCGTTTTAACCCAAATACCCAATCTGGGCTGGAACTCCTTGCGCACGAAGTAACCCACACGGTGCAGCAGCGTCAAGGACGCGTGGCACCAGGCGTTGACCCGGATGCCAGCCTGGAGGCAGAAGCCAGAGAGAAAGGTCAGCAACTTTCACAAATGGCACACCCGCAGACCGTGGTTAAAGCTGTCACTGCCGTCAAACACAAAAGCTCCCCGAGTTCAAGTGGTGCCTTGCAGCGCGTGCTGAACAACAGCTCCATTCAACCTTGGAATGCAACCCTGAAAGGAACCTTGGCCGGAAAAGGTGTCAACCTCTCCCTTAGGCAACAAGCTGGAAAAATTCATGGGCATTATTCGTATGAAGGTCAAGCAGGCAAGCTGACTCTAGAAGGAGAACTGAAGCAAGGCCAAAAAACCACCCTGATTGAGCGAGACAACTCGGGGAAAATCACAGGTTTATTCAAAGGAATCTTCTCGGGCAGCGACAAGGATTTAGCATTCAAAGGGGAGTGGCTGACACCTGATCAACGGAAGAGGTTTGGTGTCGATTTGATGTACGGAGGCACCTTGCCCTCTGTTCCAGCCAATGCTAAGGAGTCCAAAAACTATTCTGGCTCTATCGGTGATTTTGCAATTAATATGCGACTGAATTTCAACAAAGGCAAGGTGTCGGGTTATTACTACTATGCCACTCAGGGCAGCTCAAACAAGATTCAACTTCACGGCTTAATCAGTGGATCAAATATAAGCTTGTCAGCAGGACAGGAGAGGTTTACCGCTCAGCTCCTCGGCTCTCTTGAAAACCTCAAAGGCAAGTGGGAGCTAGGAAGTAAAACTCTTGACTTCCAAGTCGGCATCCAAAACGCAGCACCACAGACTGGCAAGATCAATCCCAAATTGATCGACGAACTTATGCTCGAAATTCCAAAGGCAATGAAGTTTGACCCAGATAGACATGGAAATTCAAGACTGCCCGTCGATTTTCAAAAAAATCCCATCTACCGTCAGCACGTGATGCTGATTATTGAACAGTGCATTCGTTCTGGCGTGACCGACAAAGCACAAATTGCGTACATCCTTATTACAGCAGCGCACGAAAGCGCTCTGGGCGGAATTCCCAGAGAAAAATTATGGGGCAGCAATGTTACTCAAGCTCAGGAACAGCGATACTTCGACAACCAATATGGACCTTCTGGCAATGATGGTGCCAGAGCACGCAGAAATGGCAATACTCAAGAGGGGGATGGCTACAAATATCGTGGGAGAGGATTCGTACAACTGACCTGGGCAGCCAACTACAAGGAGTGGCAGGAACGCTTGACGAAGAAAGGAGTTAAGTCTGGGGGGAAACCTGTTGATCTCCTAAATGACCCAGATGTGGTCGCCCGAGACCCAAAAGTAGCGGCGATCATTCTCGTTGAAGGCATGAGAGACGGTACGTTCCGCAAAGCATATGGGCCACTTGGAAACTATCTTGGAAATGGAAGGTTAAATTTTCAGGGTGCCCGGAACACAGTTAACGGCGACCTGGCCACGAGCGGAGTGACCATGGGACGTGCAGGGCAAGCTCTGTACAAAGCGATCCAGAACACCCCCTTGACGCTCGGGGCAACCACCGCGCCGCCCACAGGTAGCGCCCTCTCTCAAAAAATCACGACTGCGGCATTGGCGGGCCTCCAGGGAGCAAGCACGGTACACATCGCTTACCGGTGCTCTCGGTGGACCAGGGAGGTCGTAACCCAGCATGTTGATCCCAACCGCACTCTTTTCGGCGGTTCAGCCCTTGAGACGTATGGGCGATTCAGAGCTGCTGGCTTGACCCGCTCTTACCGTGGCGAGGGTGATTTGAAACCTGGCGATATCCTCTTCTGGGATGTCCCAGCCCAGTACTGGCACGTCGCCATATATGTGGGTGGCGGCAATGTTGCAGGCAACCACTACGCTATCTATCTGCAAAAATATAGAGCCATTCAAGCGAACGGGGGCCAGTTCCCTGGCGCGATCGTCGATAGAGTAGGGTCAATGCCTGTTTATGACGGAATTGACGCCAGAGGTTCGCTGCCGCTCCTGAAGGTCGCCGGTAAAAATCCTGCCGCTGTCGCCACTATTCCCGACGGCTGGAAGCCTTGA
- a CDS encoding TIGR00282 family metallophosphoesterase, protein MRVLFIGDVFGQPGRRVLGAQLPTLRGQADFVIVNMENAAGGFGLHREAADAALKAGVHCITLGNHAWHHKDVYVMMQDEGTYPIVRPLNYSDPGTPGVGWRTFNVKTAAGTEKLTVVNLLGRVFMEALANPFRAMDELLERNDLGTVFVDFHAEATSEKQAMGWHLAGRVAAVIGTHTHVPTADTRILEGGTAYQTDAGLTGPHHSVIGSGRDGPIQKFLTERPHRYGVAEGGPAELNGVFVQIEGGRATGIERYRYVEEG, encoded by the coding sequence ATGCGCGTGCTGTTTATTGGCGATGTGTTTGGCCAGCCGGGTCGGCGGGTGCTGGGCGCCCAGCTGCCCACCCTGCGCGGTCAGGCCGATTTCGTGATCGTGAACATGGAAAATGCCGCCGGAGGCTTTGGCCTGCACCGCGAGGCCGCCGACGCGGCGCTCAAGGCGGGCGTGCACTGCATCACCCTGGGCAACCACGCGTGGCACCACAAAGACGTGTACGTGATGATGCAGGACGAGGGCACCTATCCCATCGTGCGGCCCCTGAACTACAGCGATCCGGGCACCCCGGGCGTGGGCTGGCGCACCTTCAATGTGAAAACGGCAGCCGGCACTGAAAAACTCACAGTTGTGAACCTGCTGGGCCGGGTGTTCATGGAGGCGCTGGCCAACCCCTTCCGGGCCATGGACGAGCTGCTGGAGCGCAACGACCTGGGCACGGTGTTCGTGGACTTTCATGCCGAGGCCACCAGCGAGAAACAGGCCATGGGCTGGCACCTGGCCGGGCGGGTGGCAGCCGTGATTGGCACCCACACCCATGTGCCCACCGCCGACACCCGGATTCTGGAGGGCGGCACCGCCTACCAGACCGACGCGGGCTTGACCGGACCGCACCACAGCGTCATTGGCAGCGGCCGGGACGGCCCCATTCAGAAATTCCTGACCGAGCGCCCCCACCGCTACGGGGTGGCCGAGGGCGGACCGGCCGAGCTCAACGGGGTGTTTGTCCAGATAGAGGGGGGCCGGGCCACCGGCATAGAACGGTACCGTTACGTCGAAGAAGGGTGA